The following proteins are co-located in the Bacillus pumilus genome:
- the qoxB gene encoding cytochrome aa3 quinol oxidase subunit I — protein MHLKWDEFFVTGDPLILGAQISIALTSIAIVFVLTYFKKWKWLWKEWLTSVDHKKLGIMYILAAVIMFFRGGVDGLMMRAQLALPNNTFLDSNHYNEIFTTHGTIMILFMAMPFLIGLINVVVPLQIGARDVAFPYLNNLSFWTFMVGAMLFNISFVIGGSPSAGWTSYMPLAGNDFSPGPGQNYYLLGLQIAGIGTLMTGINFMVTILKMRTKGMTLMRMPMFTWTTLITSVIIVFAFPVLTVALALMTFDRLFGSAFFTLEAGGMPMLWANLFWIWGHPEVYIVILPAFGIFSEIFATFSRKQLFGYKAMVVSIVAISVLSFLVWVHHFFTMGNSAAVNSFFSITTMAISVPTGVKIFNWLFTMYRGRISFTSPMLWALGFIPNFVIGGVTGVMLAMAAADYQYHNTYFLVSHFHYVLIAGTVFACFAGLVFWYPKMFGYKLNERIGKWFFWVFMIGFNICFFPQYFLGLQGMPRRIYTYGPEDGWTALNFISTIGAFMMGIGFIILCYNIYYSWRHAKREVSGDSWGEGRTLDWATSSAIPPHYNFAALPEVTTPDAFHHWKKNNVDVHPEKEFKKIHMPHNSGRPLIMSAFFGLGAFGLVFEWYWIGVIGLIGVFATMILRSFEYDDGYYIPVEEVIETEKKNKEAQK, from the coding sequence ATGCATTTAAAATGGGATGAGTTTTTTGTAACTGGAGACCCATTAATTCTTGGTGCGCAAATTTCTATCGCTCTTACTTCCATTGCCATCGTTTTTGTTTTAACATACTTCAAAAAGTGGAAATGGCTCTGGAAAGAATGGTTAACATCAGTTGATCATAAAAAGCTAGGGATCATGTATATCCTTGCTGCTGTGATTATGTTCTTCCGCGGTGGGGTAGACGGACTGATGATGCGCGCACAGCTGGCGCTTCCTAATAATACGTTTTTAGATTCCAACCACTATAATGAAATTTTCACAACACATGGTACGATCATGATTCTATTCATGGCGATGCCATTTTTAATTGGTTTAATCAACGTCGTTGTTCCTCTTCAAATTGGTGCACGTGACGTTGCATTCCCGTATTTGAACAACCTTAGCTTCTGGACATTCATGGTCGGAGCAATGCTGTTCAACATTTCCTTCGTTATTGGAGGATCACCAAGTGCAGGCTGGACGAGTTACATGCCGCTCGCCGGAAATGATTTCTCACCAGGACCTGGACAAAACTACTACTTGCTCGGGCTCCAAATTGCAGGTATTGGTACACTGATGACAGGTATTAACTTCATGGTGACCATCTTAAAAATGCGTACAAAAGGTATGACACTTATGCGTATGCCAATGTTTACATGGACAACATTGATTACGTCTGTCATCATCGTTTTCGCTTTCCCTGTATTAACAGTTGCTTTAGCACTTATGACATTTGATCGTTTATTCGGTTCTGCATTCTTTACACTCGAAGCAGGCGGTATGCCAATGCTTTGGGCGAACCTTTTCTGGATTTGGGGACATCCTGAGGTATATATCGTGATCCTGCCGGCTTTCGGTATTTTCTCAGAAATCTTTGCGACGTTCTCAAGAAAGCAGTTGTTTGGTTACAAAGCGATGGTTGTATCGATTGTGGCAATCTCTGTTCTGAGCTTCCTTGTGTGGGTTCACCACTTCTTTACAATGGGGAACAGTGCAGCGGTTAACTCATTCTTCTCGATTACAACAATGGCGATTTCTGTACCAACAGGTGTTAAAATCTTTAACTGGCTCTTTACGATGTATCGCGGCCGTATCAGCTTTACATCACCAATGCTTTGGGCACTTGGTTTCATCCCGAACTTCGTGATCGGTGGTGTAACTGGGGTTATGCTTGCGATGGCAGCTGCGGATTACCAGTACCATAATACGTACTTCCTTGTATCCCACTTCCACTATGTATTAATCGCAGGTACTGTATTTGCTTGTTTCGCTGGTCTCGTTTTCTGGTATCCAAAAATGTTTGGCTACAAGTTAAACGAAAGAATCGGCAAATGGTTCTTCTGGGTATTCATGATCGGATTCAATATCTGTTTCTTCCCGCAGTACTTCTTAGGACTGCAAGGAATGCCAAGACGTATTTATACGTATGGACCTGAAGATGGCTGGACTGCACTAAACTTTATTTCAACAATTGGTGCATTCATGATGGGTATCGGATTCATCATCCTTTGCTATAACATTTACTACAGCTGGAGACACGCAAAACGTGAAGTGTCTGGAGACAGCTGGGGAGAAGGACGTACACTTGACTGGGCGACATCTTCTGCAATTCCGCCGCATTATAACTTTGCAGCACTTCCAGAAGTGACAACACCAGATGCATTCCATCATTGGAAGAAAAACAATGTGGACGTTCATCCAGAAAAAGAGTTCAAGAAAATTCACATGCCGCACAATTCAGGCAGACCACTGATCATGTCTGCATTCTTCGGACTTGGTGCATTCGGTCTTGTATTTGAATGGTACTGGATTGGCGTTATCGGCTTAATCGGTGTATTCGCAACAATGATTTTACGTTCATTTGAATATGACGATGGCTACTACATTCCTGTTGAAGAAGTGATTGAAACAGAGAAAAAGAATAAGGAGGCGCAGAAGTAA
- the qoxC gene encoding cytochrome aa3 quinol oxidase subunit III, producing MGHNDSSYANAPLEYQSETGRLNILGFWIFLGAEIVLFSTLFATYFVLHGRTAGGVLPAELFDMKLVLIMTFLLLVSSFTCGIAVHEMRRGSTKGVVIWTILTLLLGAGFVGFEIYEFFHYVHEGASIHTSAYWSAFFVLLGTHGLHVSIGIFWITGVLFQIKKRGLTPQTAAKIFISSLYWHFLDVVWIFIFTAVYLIGLGGLL from the coding sequence ATGGGACATAATGATAGCAGCTATGCAAATGCACCGCTTGAATATCAGTCTGAAACCGGACGTTTAAACATCCTTGGTTTCTGGATATTCCTTGGCGCGGAAATCGTGTTATTCTCAACACTTTTTGCGACCTACTTTGTTCTTCATGGCAGAACAGCTGGCGGCGTTTTACCAGCTGAGCTATTTGATATGAAGCTTGTATTGATCATGACATTCCTGCTATTAGTGAGCTCATTTACATGTGGGATTGCCGTTCATGAAATGCGCCGTGGAAGTACAAAAGGGGTTGTCATTTGGACAATTCTTACACTACTTCTAGGTGCAGGCTTCGTTGGCTTTGAGATTTATGAGTTCTTCCATTATGTACACGAGGGTGCCAGCATCCATACAAGTGCGTATTGGTCTGCATTCTTCGTTCTTTTAGGAACTCACGGACTACACGTATCAATCGGTATCTTCTGGATTACCGGGGTCTTGTTCCAAATTAAAAAACGTGGTTTAACTCCACAAACAGCAGCGAAGATCTTTATTTCAAGTCTGTATTGGCATTTCCTTGATGTTGTATGGATTTTCATCTTCACAGCTGTG